A genomic region of Nymphaea colorata isolate Beijing-Zhang1983 chromosome 2, ASM883128v2, whole genome shotgun sequence contains the following coding sequences:
- the LOC116247012 gene encoding uncharacterized protein LOC116247012 has protein sequence MGFSEPVVSRVSAKESSEEDHGGVATQESQVPVSGKWEGESRRGSRKKGKWWRRKRDKVSLEGHVEGREEDEEEEEEEEEEKHGVVGIKEFRRTKSLTDVDLHELKGCLDLGFGFSYEEIPELCNTLPALELCYSMSQRFLDEQKQPSSSGSSSAASSDAGSAVGSPIAHWRISSPGDRPEDVKARLKFWAQAVACTIRLCS, from the exons atgGGTTTCTCCGAGCCTGTCGTTTCGCGAGTTTCAGCGAAGGAGTCGTCGGAGGAAGATCATGGGGGTGTCGCAACTCAAGAATCACAGGTGCCCGTGTCGGGAAAATGGGAGGGAGAGAGCAGGAGAGGTTCCAGGAAGAAGGGGAAATGGTGGCGGAGGAAGAGGGACAAGGTTTCTCTTGAAGGGCATGTGGAGGGGAGggaggaggatgaggaagaagaggaggaggaggaggaggagaaacatGGGGTAGTCGGGATTAAGGAGTTTAGGAGGACGAAGAGCCTCACGGATGTTGACCTTCATGAACTGAAGGGCTGCTTGGACTTGGGCTTCGGGTTCAGCTACGAGGAGATACCGGAGCTCTGCAACACCCTCCCTGCTTTGGAGCTCTGCTACTCCATGAGCCAACGGTTCTTAGATGAACAGAAGCAGCCTTCCTCCTCGGGCTCTTCCTCAGCAGCGTCCTCCGATGCAGGCTCCGCGGTCGGCAGCCCCATCGCTCATTGGAGGATCTCCAGCCCTG gagATCGCCCGGAGGATGTCAAAGCTAGGCTCAAGTTTTGGGCACAAGCTGTAGCTTGTACCATCAGGCTATGCAGTTAG
- the LOC116247024 gene encoding probable membrane-associated kinase regulator 1, whose product MGKSAEHRHLSHSSSASSSTSQDFEFTVSLSPVVKKTSPSLCPADDLFFKGQLLPLHLPPRLHAIQTLITPSNAAAPPPPSPPTTKTTTTRSFSRSSGSNFPIPPPPALTHSAAVESSGWSSEATSSRDSNSSSCDSSRRPSSATTDDDDPSHPTTHKKFRHFARFPHKKQPPLPPISAPPLPLPPPPAAAAQQKPQPKATLSSIFITKSKKMSKSAKQVFQKYLNKMKPLYDKISHHRIEDRFVKGRDSCSSGISYHSVGSHSFHGHTHSFSGNLRSSKRKGRGGGHAYAGSCPSSMRSSPSHSGVLSYGEFSSYSMDSSSMQELHSAIQGAIAHCKSSVGANDGHGEYDTVITL is encoded by the coding sequence ATGGGGAAATCAGCAGAGCACCGCCACCTGAGTCACTCCTCCTCTGCTTCCTCCTCTACCTCCCAGGACTTCGAGTTCACGGTGTCTCTCTCCCCTGTGGTGAAGAAGACCTCCCCTAGCCTCTGCCCTGCTGATGATCTCTTCTTCAAGGGCCAACTCCTCCCTCTCCACCTCCCACCTCGCCTCCATGCCATTCAGACCCTTATCACCCCGTCGAATGCAGCAGCTCCACCTCCGCCGTCACCACCAACCACGAAGACGACAACCACCCGGTCCTTTTCGCGATCGTCAGGTTCCAACTTCCCCATTCCACCGCCGCCGGCGCTAACGCATTCCGCGGCGGTCGAATCTAGTGGATGGAGTTCCGAGGCCACGAGCTCCCGCGACTCCAACAGCAGCTCCTGCGACTCCTCCCGTCGCCCCAGCTCCGCCACCACCGACGACGATGACCCCTCCCACCCGACCACCCACAAGAAATTTCGCCACTTCGCCCGCTTCCCCCACAAAAAGCAACCACCACTTCCCCCAATTAGcgcgccgccgctgccgctgccgccaCCCCCAGCAGCAGCGGCGCAACAGAAACCCCAACCAAAGGCTACACTTTCGTCCATCTTCATCACCAAGAGCAAGAAAATGAGCAAATCGGCAAAGCAAGTCTTCCAGAAATACCTCAACAAGATGAAGCCCCTGTACGATAAGATCTCCCATCACAGGATCGAAGATCGATTCGTGAAGGGAAGAGACAGTTGCAGCAGCGGCATTAGCTACCACAGCGTTGGGAGCCACAGCTTCCATGGCCACACCCACTCTTTCTCCGGCAATCTCAGGTCCAGCAAGAGGAAGGGGAGAGGAGGCGGCCACGCTTACGCGGGCAGCTGCCCTTCTTCCATGAGGTCGTCACCGAGCCACAGTGGGGTTCTGAGCTATGGGGAGTTCTCGTCTTACTCCATGGACAGCAGCAGCATGCAGGAGTTGCATAGCGCTATACAGGGGGCAATTGCTCATTGTAAGAGTTCTGTTGGTGCAAATGATGGTCATGGTGAGTATGACACTGTTATCACCCTCTGA
- the LOC116248720 gene encoding uncharacterized protein LOC116248720 produces MASRVPVQVQDQNSELHIKGANQMLSTKTRQKSGQVVRKPLSDLTNVGKSLTTHASKTNQPKRKTSKAVVVNKKGKSNFLNEPTECFHFTGTDMEHYQKKMREKDVEKKVQEVVSSFKPRLHIPWPDLYQNESSPERKYLPEMKLEWWGDSPSLRSPLKPAEDDPILDDQDDWLQLALKESPVISWRRPPL; encoded by the exons ATGGCTAGTCGTGTTCCAGTTCAAGTTCAAGATCAGAACTCAGAGCTTCATATCAAAG GTGCCAATCAAATGTTATCAACTAAAACACGTCAAAAGAGTGGCCAAGTAGTGCGAAAGCCCTTGTCAGATCTCACAAATGTGGGCAAATCTTTGACCACACATGCTTCAAAGACAAATCAGCCAAAGAGAAAAACTTCCAAGGCAGTAGTCGTTaacaaaaaaggcaaaagcaatTTTCTGAATGAACCGACAGAATGCTTCCACTTTACAGGAACAGATATGGAGCACTatcagaagaaaatgagagagaaag ATGTTGAAAAGAAAGTACAGGAAGTGGTATCATCCTTCAAGCCTCGTTTGCACATACCTTGGCCTGACTTATATCAAAATGAG AGTAGTCCCGAAAGGAAATATTTGCCGGAAATGAAGCTTGAGTGGTGGGGTGACTCCCCATCATTGCGGTCACCATTGAAGCCTGCTGAAGATGACCCTATTTTGGATGATCAAGATGATTGGTTGCAGCTGGCTCTAAAAGAGTCTCCAGTTATTTCCTGGAGGCGACCTCCATTGTAG